Proteins encoded together in one Astyanax mexicanus isolate ESR-SI-001 chromosome 10, AstMex3_surface, whole genome shotgun sequence window:
- the hmmr gene encoding hyaluronan mediated motility receptor isoform X2 — MSPVRRTMSVDGLDSSSKKDKSSVQTEMKHQKLLEKEIRTLIQQRGEQDRRLLTMEEELKKLEAKLLAAVREKTGLAANVASLERQLAELKKTNEFLKSKVSTDTTKKKINSLSMELMEARNKLDAKDKELSFLKISSEGKVKVLETDLEASRATLKALQERNKDLEDLHEETKAQNEEIEKEMDKLHTVIQELREEIKALQSYLDAANEEILDLKGKLQDKSAMERRVSDSQDKLGEVEQKLKKRTAELQYSQSALMEKEQELQKCQQELQETQTALSERERELKQHESESEVSKSAMRELEEKIQQGVQELQDSQITVRQQEQELARIREVLRRTEEELDQRVALMGERCLTLEGERARTQEEGLRRVQELLSNISALEESRKTDREANDELKQQLSTLTKQLEEEKTRSDSLSSELAQEHQVTETERKQLEEELEEVLEELSVLEQQERLQEEAIQCLTGEKSALGDELISARTELERRNLEIKTLKETHEECLKKLQEEHSSCLGKIGEMAAELEGSRQSLSVQREQAETHAQQLEEKVRTVSQQLQEQQEKILQHQHKEREEYARMLLEVQTKLAQSEEELKKVVEAHITEQKRLQGETEQERKEKEQVLAELEQTRQRRRESAEGRVQEAQVLKDRVGTLQKEVAEQCRLLEQKEACLQSCTQEWQQEREHLHLQMEQERLNFTKQLSEAQQSTSNEELEHWKSLYEKLYSKVKPFQEQLDGFAAERDALLNEKGATQAELSKLAGAYANLLGHQNQRQKIKHMVKLKEENLELKQEVAKLRSQVGKQRRELEQQKSSQAPRKFDPSKAFKHELKENQQPMAGLR, encoded by the exons ATCCGGACGTTGATTCAGCAGAGAGGGGAACAGGACCGCAGGCTCCTGACTATGGAGGAAGAGCTTAAAAAGTTGGAGGCTAAACTACTTGCTGCTGTCAGAGAGAAAACTGGCCTCGCAGCCAATGTAGCTTCTCTCGAAAGACAACTTGCTGAACTGAAGAAAACAAACGAGTTCCTGAAGTCTAAG GTCTCTACAGACACTACAAAGAAGAAAATCAATTCTCTGTCAATGGAGTTGATGGAGGCAAGAAATAAACTAGACGCTAAAGACAAG GAGCTGAGTTTTTTGAAAATCAGTTCAGAAGGCAAAGTAAAGGTGCTGGAGACAGATCTTGAAGCCTCAAGAGCAACCCTTAAAGCTCTTCAGGAGAGGAACAAAGACCTTG AGGACCTTCATGAAGAGACAAAAGCTCAGAATGAGGAGATTGAGAAAGAAATGGATAAGCTGCACA CTGTCATACAGGAGCTGAGGGAGGAAATCAAGGCTCTTCAAAGTTATCTTGATGCTGCAAATGAAGAGATTCTG gaTTTGAAGGGTAAGCTGCAAGACAAATCTGCTATGGAGCGACGGGTCTCTGACTCTCAAGACAAACTCGG TGAGGTGGAGCAGAAGTTGAAGAAGCGAACTGCAGAGTTACAGTATTCCCAGAGCGCCCTCATGGAGAAGGAACAGGAGCTGCAGAAGTGCCAGCAGGAGCTTCAGGAGACCCAGACCGCTCTCTCAGAAAGGGAGAGGGAGCTGAAGCAGCACGAGAGTGAAAGTGAGGTTTCCAAGTCTGCAATGAGAGAGCTAGAGGAGAAGATCCAGCAGGGAGTGCAGGAGCTTCAGGACTCCCAGATCACAGtcaggcagcaggagcaggagctgGCACGCATCCGGGAGGTGTTGAGGAGGACGGAGGAGGAGCTGGACCAGCGCGTGGCTCTTATGGGTGAGCGCTGCCTGACCCTGGAGGGTGAAAGAG CCAGGACACAAGAGGAAGGTCTAAGGAGGGTGCAGGAGTTGCTGTCCAATATTAGCGCCCTGGAGGAGAGTAGGAAGACTGACAGAGAAGCCAATGATGAGTTAAAACAGCAACTGTCTACCCTTACTAAACAGCTAGAGGAGGAAAAG ACCCGCAGTGACTCCCTGAGCAGCGAGCTGGCACAGGAACATCAGGTGACAGAAACCGAGAGgaagcagctggaggaggagctggaaGAGGTGCTGGAGGAGCTGTCTGTACTGGAGCAGCAGGAGCGGCTGCAGGAGGAGGCCATCCAGTGTCTGACCGGAGAGAAGAGCGCTCTCGGAGATGAACTGATCAGCGCTCGTACAGAGCTGGAGAG GAGGAACCTGGAAATAAAGACTCTAAAAGAGACTCATGAGGAGTGTCTAAAGAAACTTCAGGAGGAACACAGCAGCTGCCTGGGCAAGATTGGTGAAATGGCGGCTGAGCTAGAGGG TTCCAGGCAGAGTTTAAGTGTACAGAGGGAGCAGGCTGAGACCCATGCTCAGCAGCTGGAGGAGAAAGTGAGAACGGTCAGCCAGCAGCTGCAGGAGCAGCAGGAGAAAATCCTTCAGCATCAACACAAGGAGCGGGAGGAGTACGCCAG GATGTTACTAGAAGTGCAGACCAAGCTGGCTCAGAGTGAAGAGGAGCTGAAGAAAGTTGTGGAGGCTCACATCACTGAGCAGAAACGTCTGCAGGGAGAGACTGAGCAGGAGCGTAAGGAGAAAGAGCAGGTCCTGGCTGAGCTGGAGCAGACCCGTCAGAGGAGGAGGGAGTCAGCGGAGGGCCGGGTTCAGGAGGCACAGGTCCTAAAGGACAGGGTGGGGACGCTGCAGAAGGAGGTGGCTGAGCAGTGCAGGCTGCTGGAGCAGAAGGAGGCCTGTCTGCAGAGCTGCACACAGGAGTGGCAGCAGGAGAGAGAGCATCTTCATCTGCAGATGGAGCAGGAGCGACTCAATTTCACCAAGCAGCTCTCAGAAGCACAGCAAAG CACTTCTAATGAAGAACTGGAGCACTGGAAAAGCTTGTATGAAAAACTTTACTCCAAAGTTAAACCCTTTCAG GAGCAGCTGGACGGCTTCGCGGCGGAGAGGGATGCCCTGCTCAACGAGAAGGGGGCCACTCAGGCGGAGCTGAGTAAACTGGCTGGCGCCTACGCCAATCTGCTGGGCCATCAGAACCAGAGGCAGAAGATTAAGCACATGGTCAAACTGAAGGAGGAGAATTTGGAGCTCAAACAG GAAGTGGCTAAACTGAGATCACAGGTTGGCAAACAGAGGCgggagctggagcagcagaagTCCAGTCAGGCCCCACGCAAGTTTGATCCCAGCAAAGCTTTCAAACACGAGCTGAAGGAGAACCAGCAGCCTATGGCAGGTCTGAGATAG
- the insb gene encoding preproinsulin b yields MALMLQAAPVLLLLVYSPGTHSAPSQYLCGSSLVDALYFVCGARGFFYANRGERDLEALLAVLSQTSPHENAVEGSPLKKAELKVKRGIVDQCCHRPCSFSHLQNYCN; encoded by the exons ATGGCCTTGATGCTGCAGGCAGCCCCAGTGCTCCTCCTGCTGGTCTATTCTCCAGGTACCCACTCCGCTCCATCTCAGTACCTGTGTGGCTCCAGCCTGGTAGATGCTCTCTACTTCGTTTGTGGAGCGAGAGGCTTCTTTTATGCCAACAGAGGAGAGAGGGACCTCGAGGCCTTGCTGG CTGTCCTTTCGCAGACTTCCCCACATGAGAATGCAGTGGAGGGAAGTCCTCTAAAGAAGGCGGAGCTGAAGGTAAAGAGAGGAATTGTGGACCAGTGTTGCCACAGACCCTGTAGCTTCTCTCATCTGCAGAACTACTGCAACTGA